The genomic window TCATCATCCGGACGAGGCGCTCGCTCGCGTGTCCGCAGTGGGCCTCCTTGATCTCGACGGCCAGCTCGGCGCGCGCTTCGGGACCGAGCAGGTCGGTCGCCGCGTGCGGCTGCGAGGCGGGGAGGGCGTCGGGCGGCGGCCCCGCGGTGTGCAGGCGCATCAGCGCGGTGCGACTCATGCCCGCCGCGAAGAGGGGCAGGTGGGCGGCGAACGCCACCTCGGCGATCGGTCGATAGATCCCCCACGGGGGCCAGCCCGAACGCTCCCAGGAGAGCGCGGGGCCGAGGCCCTGGGCCGACGCGTCGGGCCGCTGCAGGTACGCCCGCAGCGCGTCGCCTCGTTCCTCCTCGATCATCTCCCAGCCCACCGATGGCCGGCGACCGCTCGCGACGAGGCCGGCCAGGATGCGCGCCTGCAGCCGGTGGTGCTCGGGGTGATCGTGCCGCTCGCCGAGCAGGACGAAGCGGGCCTTCGCCAGCGCGGCGAGGAGCGTGCGTTCGTCCACGAAGC from Deltaproteobacteria bacterium includes these protein-coding regions:
- a CDS encoding ChaN family lipoprotein; this translates as MPHASLRTVLLISVALLLGAPACRSPRGVRSPPAASVSPPRNEPRIFDVRARRFVDERTLLAALAKARFVLLGERHDHPEHHRLQARILAGLVASGRRPSVGWEMIEEERGDALRAYLQRPDASAQGLGPALSWERSGWPPWGIYRPIAEVAFAAHLPLFAAGMSRTALMRLHTAGPPPDALPASQPHAATDLLGPEARAELAVEIKEAHCGHASERLVRMMTAMQAARDRHLAERLLAHATSHGAVLIAGNGHVRRDRGVPLHLAHLGRRQATAIAVGILEVDALPASSDTRLEPLLQLARPFDFVWFTTRLDREDPCVKFKRALERMKRHR